The following is a genomic window from Candidatus Binatia bacterium.
GCGCACCAAGTGCGGCACGTCGCCGCGGTCACGCCGCTCGTCAGCCTCCGCACGCAGGTGCTCTCCCAATACAACAACTGGCAGACAAATGTCGTCGGGGTCTCTCCCTCGTGGCCGTTCGTTCGCAACTGGGCTTTGAGCACCGGCACGTTCTTCAACGACGAGGACGTCGCGGTCGGATCGAAGGTCTGCGTCATCGGAACGACGGTCGCGCGCGAGCTCTTCCCGGCCGGAGAGCCGATCGTCGGCGCGACGATCACGATCGGCAACGTCCCATTTCGCGTGATCGGGTTGCTCGCGTCGCGCGGACACACGTTCGGAACCGATCAAGACGACACGATCGTGATCCCCTACAGCTCGCTGCTCGAGCGCCTCTCGACGTCGGCGAACGGGCCGAACGTCGTCAGCGCCCTGATGATCTCGATCGACGCTCCGCAGAACATCGCCGCCGGCATCGACGCGGTCTCGCGTCTGCTTCGCATTCGCCATCGCATCGCTCCGCCGCTCACCGACGATTTCTCCGTGCGCGACTTGGCCGATGTGGCGAAGGTGATGACGTCGGCCGGTCTTACCCTGCAGATTCTTCTCGCGTCCATCGCGACCGTCTCGTTGATCGTCGGCGGGATCGGCATCATGAACATCATGCTCGTCTCGGTGACGGAGCGCACGCGGGAGATCGGTCTGCGCATGGCGGTCGGCGCGCCGGCCGAAGCGATCCTCCTGCAGTTCTTAGTCGAGGCGGTCGTGCTCTCGGTGCTCGGCGGCGCGATCGGCGTCGTCTTGGGAGTCTTCTTCTCGGCGATCGCGGCCGTCATCGGCCGCTTCCCGTTTACGTTTTCGCTCCCGACGGTCGCGCTCTCGCTTCTCTTCTCGGCAGCGATCGGAATCGGGTTCGGATACTATCCCGCGCGCAAAGCCGCGCATCTCGACCCGATCGTCGCGCTCCACGCCGAATGAAACTCCTCTGCCTCGACGCGGGCTCCTCGTCGCTGAAGTTCGCCGTCTATCGCGCGGCACGGGACGGCACGCCCGCGCGCTTGACGTCGGGATCCTTTCCCGCTACCGCCGATGCCGAGTCCGCGCTCGATCGCATTCTCGAATCGCTCGATGGAGAGGCCGGCGCGCCGTTCGCCGCGATCGGGCATCGGATCGTCTTCGGCGGCCCGCGCTACCAGCGGCCCGTGCTCGCGGACGACGCCGTCGTGCGCGAACTCGAAGGGCTCGTCGGAATCGAGCCGCTCCACCTGCGCGCCGAGCTCGATCTCCTCGCGGCGGTGCGCCGCCGCTTTCCCGGCGCAGCGAGCGT
Proteins encoded in this region:
- a CDS encoding ABC transporter permease; protein product: MNLQVAVVIALRALLRNRERSLLTVLGIIIGVAAVIVTVAIGTGARGSIEASIAGLGSNVIVILPGSMTTNGANVGIGAASTLTVDDGLAIAHQVRHVAAVTPLVSLRTQVLSQYNNWQTNVVGVSPSWPFVRNWALSTGTFFNDEDVAVGSKVCVIGTTVARELFPAGEPIVGATITIGNVPFRVIGLLASRGHTFGTDQDDTIVIPYSSLLERLSTSANGPNVVSALMISIDAPQNIAAGIDAVSRLLRIRHRIAPPLTDDFSVRDLADVAKVMTSAGLTLQILLASIATVSLIVGGIGIMNIMLVSVTERTREIGLRMAVGAPAEAILLQFLVEAVVLSVLGGAIGVVLGVFFSAIAAVIGRFPFTFSLPTVALSLLFSAAIGIGFGYYPARKAAHLDPIVALHAE